A single Glycine soja cultivar W05 chromosome 14, ASM419377v2, whole genome shotgun sequence DNA region contains:
- the LOC114384168 gene encoding serine/threonine-protein phosphatase 7 long form homolog — protein MQPKHVSEHVWNGEEDRKLHIRRAVPTYQGEEQIPEQIFPFLLQSGFAWIIKMGYLKINASLISALIERWRPETHTFHMRCGECTITLQDVSVLLGISVDGLPLIGPTNLDWADLCEELLGVRPQEDEIRGSVVKLSWLAHHFAQINNDDDEEQVRRFARAWILRFIGGVLFVDKSSNKVSLRYLQFLRDFEECGRYAWGAAVLGFLYREMCNATDYKTKSIGGMCILLQMWAWERCPTLAPKRTPSQVENTPLGHRWLRRGNQHIGNDDVRVFRRKLDIMKRHEFVWEPYPSTVISLLPPVCLVGSLAWYAVVPLICFQVIEWHQPDRVLRQFGMQQPIPESPSQPLNIHGITLKGKHDENWGQLFAPMIDQWNNRHAFRVDAYPRQEGLLSFNSDYMVWYRRKTKMFVDPANAKTATLLVISPISDLMFSLIMNKESMRNL, from the exons ATGCAACCTaaacatgtttcagaacatgtttggaatggggaagaagataggaaattacatatcagacgagctgtccccacgtatcaaggggaagaacaaattcctgagcaaatttttccttttcttctacaATCTGGTTTCGCCTGGATTATCAAGATGgggtacttaaaaataaatgcctcATTAATTAGTGCTctgattgaaagatggaggccagAAACACATACCTTTCATATGAGATGCGGAGAATGTACTATTACTCTCCAAGACGTCTCTGTATTGTTAGGTATAAGTGTGGATGGTTTACCATTAATCggtccaacaaatcttgattgggctgatttatgtgaggaattattgggagtcagaccacaagaagatgaaattagaggtagtgtggttaaattaagttggctggctcaccattttgcCCAAATAAATAATGACGACGACGAAGAACAAGTACGAAGGTTTGCCCGTGCATGGATATTGAGATTCATTGGAGGTGTCTTGTTCGTTGATAAAAGCAGTAACAAAGTTTCGCTAAGataccttcaatttttacgtgactttgaagaatgtggcagatatgcatggggagctgccGTACTTGGTTTTCtatacagagagatgtgcaatgccaccgattataaaactaaatcaatcggaggtatgtgcatcttactacaaatgtgggcatgggaacgatgtccaaccttggctccaaagaggactccttcCCAAGTAGAAAATACACCACTGGGGCATAG gtggctgcgacgtggaaaccaacatatcGGCAATGATGATGTGAGAGTTTTTCGTCGCAAGTTAGATATTATGAAACGTCATGAG tttgtgtgGGAGCCGTACCCATCAACCGTAATATCACTGTTGCCTCCCGTTTGTTTAGTCGGAAGTCTCGCGTGGTAcgcggtggtgccactaatttgtttccaagttattgagtggcaccaaccagACAGAGTATTGAGACAATTTGGGATGCAACAGCCAATTCCAGAGTCTCCTTCACAACCCTTAAACATTCATGGCATAACATTGAAAGGGAAACATGACGAAAATTGGGGGCAATTGTTCGCCCCAATGATTGATCAGTGGAATAATCGCCATGCATTTAGGGTCGACGCTTATCCCCGACAAGAaggcctattgagttttaactcagactacatggtctggtataggcgaaagacaaagatgtttgttgacccaGCAAATGCAAAGACGGCTACATTG CTAGTTATAAGCCCTATTTCAGACCTTATGTTTAGTCTCATCATGAACAAGGAGAGCATGCGCAACCTGTGA
- the LOC114383412 gene encoding zinc transporter 6, chloroplastic-like → MASACVTNATRAAACRDGAATAHLKMISIFVIFVTSVAGMSSPVVLAGIFRGKPLYDKAIVVIKCFAAGVILSTSLVHVLPDAYAALADCHVASRHPWRDFPFAGLVTLVGALLALVVDLAASSHVEQHAHAPVEKEAAVELGGAAGDGDGEKGEELAKLKQRLVSQVLEIGIIFHSVIIGVTMGMSQNVCTIRPLVAALAFHQIFEGMGLGGCVAQAGFSFGTITFMCFMFAVTTPIGIILGMALFSLTGYDDSSPNALIMEGLLGSISSGILIYMALVDLIAVDFFHNKLMNSNRLLKKASFVALTLGSAAMSILALWA, encoded by the exons ATGGCCTCGGCGTGCGTGACGAACGCTACCCGCGCGGCGGCGTGCAGGGACGGCGCGGCGACGGCGCACCTGAAAATGATCTCGATATTCGTCATCTTCGTGACGAGCGTGGCCGGGATGTCGTCGCCGGTGGTCCTCGCCGGAATCTTCCGTGGGAAGCCTCTCTACGACAAGGCCATCGTCGTAATCAAGTGTTTCGCGGCGGGGGTGATACTCTCGACCTCGCTGGTCCACGTGCTCCCCGACGCGTACGCCGCACTCGCCGACTGCCACGTGGCGTCGCGCCACCCCTGGAGGGACTTCCCCTTCGCGGGCCTCGTCACGCTCGTCGGCGCGCTACTTGCCCTAGTCGTGGACCTCGCCGCCAGCTCGCACGTGGAGCAGCACGCGCACGCGCCGGTGGAGAAGGAGGCTGCGGTGGAGCTCGGTGGAGCCGCCGGCGATGGCGACGGAGAAAAGGGTGAAGAATTGGCGAAATTGAAACAGAGGCTGGTTTCGCAAGTGCTGGAGATTGGGATAATATTTCACTCAGTGATAATTGGGGTTACTATGGGAATGTCTCAAAACGTTTGCACTATTCGGCCACTCGTTGCTGCTTTGGCCTTTCATCAAATATTTGAAGGCATGGGTCTTGGTGGCTGCGTCGCTCAG GCGGGATTTAGCTTTGGAACAATTACATTCATGTGCTTCATGTTCGCAGTGACAACACCAATAGGAATAATTTTGGGGATGGCATTATTCTCACTTACAGGTTATGATGATAGTAGCCCAAATGCCTTAATCATGGAAGGGTTACTGGGTTCAATTTCATCAGGAATACTAATTTACATGGCCCTTGTCGATCTCATTGCAGTTGACTTTTTTCACAACAAGCTTATGAACTCCAATCGCCTGTTGAAGAAAGCATCTTTTGTTGCCCTAACCCTTGGTTCTGCTGCAATGTCTATTCTCGCCCTATGGGCTTGA
- the LOC114383435 gene encoding CASP-like protein 1C1 has translation MANTRRILHLVVRFVAFAATFCAAIIMAASHERGSISTMSFEAKYTVFPFFEYFLVVNSVATVYGFLVLFIPTESLLWQPVVAVDLVLTMALISSFSAAYAIGMVGMKGNSYWKPICGSIPKYCDKVTGAFVADLIAVVIYIILLLNSIHTALNPLLLKKKLSNFSG, from the exons ATGGCCAACACTAGAAGGATCCTCCATCTTGTGGTAAGGTTTGTGGCCTTTGCAGCAACCTTCTGTGCAGCCATTATCATGGCTGCTAGCCATGAGAGAGGTAGCATCTCCACAATGTCCTTTGAAGCAAAATACACTGTCTTTCCTTTCTTTGA GTACTTTCTGGTTGTAAACTCTGTTGCCACTGTTTATGGATTTTTGGTCCTTTTTATTCCCACGGAAAGCTTGCTCTGGCAACCCGTCGTGGCCGTGGATTTG GTTTTGACCATGGCACTCATCTCAAGCTTCTCTGCAGCATATGCTATAGGTATGGTGGGAATGAAAGGAAACAGTTATTGGAAACCAATATGTGGTTCAATTCCCAAATATTGTGATAAAGTGACAGGAGCATTTGTGGCTGATTTAATTGCAGTAGTTATATACATAATTCTTCTATTAAATTCCATTCACACTGCCTTAAACCCTCtcctcttgaaaaaaaaattgagcaacTTTTCAGGTTGA
- the LOC114384546 gene encoding RING-H2 finger protein ATL63-like, translated as MPTQTESPSNSLSQLAENMFSDNNRNIMLAAIIFLLLVILFVLLLHVYAKWFLFQVQSRSQTRRRRTPVTVSGVLEPSHFHSINIEASPTCSKGLDSATLSAIPLFVQGPEKTEETEELECVICLSVIEEGEIGRRLPKCGHAFHMECIDMWLSLHCNCPICRAPIVVSGDSHLGSVDGDSDGVVEIGVVTPGYEISGSEHGGVSGSVPEASSSLLGFSLKRLLSKVFLSPDHVTELDGSH; from the coding sequence ATGCCGACTCAAACCGAGTCACCCAGCAACTCACTGAGTCAACTCGCTGAGAACATGTTCTCCGACAACAACCGCAACATCATGCTCGCAGCAATTATTTTCTTGCTCCTAGTTATCCTCTTCGTCCTCCTACTCCATGTGTACGCCAAATGGTTCTTATTCCAGGTACAATCACGTTCCCAGACTCGGCGGCGGCGAACTCCGGTGACCGTCTCCGGCGTTCTGGAACCTTCCCATTTCCACAGCATCAACATAGAAGCCTCACCCACGTGCTCCAAAGGCCTTGATTCGGCCACACTTTCGGCGATTCCCTTGTTTGTGCAAGGACCAGAGAAAACAGAGGAAACGGAGGAATTGGAATGTGTCATTTGCTTGAGCGTTATTGAGGAGGGTGAGATAGGAAGGAGATTGCCGAAGTGTGGCCACGCTTTTCACATGGAGTGCATTGATATGTGGTTGAGTTTACATTGCAATTGTCCAATTTGTAGAGCTCCTATTGTTGTTAGTGGCGATTCTCATTTGGGTTCTGTTGATGGTGATAGTGATGGTGTGGTTGAGATTGGGGTTGTTACACCGGGTTATGAGATTAGTGGGAGTGAACATGGTGGGGTTAGTGGTTCTGTTCCTGAAGCTTCTTCATCTTTGTTGGGTTTCTCTCTGAAGAGATTGCTGAGTAAGGTTTTTCTGTCACCTGATCATGTAACTGAATTAGATGGTTCACATTGA